One segment of Ipomoea triloba cultivar NCNSP0323 chromosome 12, ASM357664v1 DNA contains the following:
- the LOC115998529 gene encoding uncharacterized protein LOC115998529, which translates to MAEHEEDRKASTISKRKKESPPFVEVICDRTKKTWRFAAGTEAKFAVKMINSKLDSRYQLSPGSHIEAVKDGEESVIFGPNAVLVNYGDAWSLRIATDPAGLGKAKQDNTVVMGQAYHPPTMGLDYQLTKRTSQGASKALYIGKILLAFMFIFLLGAIFTLMLESLPKLSST; encoded by the exons ATGGCAGAGCACGAAGAGGATCGCAAAGCTTCTACCATTTCAAAGCGCAAAAAGGAATCTCCTCCG TTTGTGGAGGTGATCTGCGACCGCACAAAAAAGACATGGAGGTTTGCAGCCGGGACGGAGGCCAAATTTGCCGTCAAAATGATAAACAGCAAGCTTGATTCCAGATATCAGCTGTCGCCTGGATCGCATATTGAAGCGGTCAAAGACGGCGAAGAGTCCGTAATATTCGGCCCCAATGCGGTGCTCGTCAATTACGGCGATGCTTGGAGTCTGCGGATTGCTACTGATCCTGCcg GTCTTGGGAAGGCTAAGCAGGACAACACGGTGGTGATGGGACAAGCATATCATCCCCCGACCATG GGATTGGATTACCAACTTACAAAGAGGACATCACAAGGAGCTTCCAAGGCCTTATACATCGGAAAGATATTGCttgcatttatgtttatatttttgttaggTGCAATATTCACCTTGATGCTGGAAAGCCTTCCGAAGCTATCGTCAACATAG